The Pseudoxanthomonas sp. SL93 genome segment GGGCCATGCGCCGGTGGCGCGGTCACGCACGCGCGCGGAATACGCGGTCGAGGTGCTGGCCATCTACCACCGCGATGGCCCGGCCGCGGCACGCCAGGCACGCGCTGCGCGGCCCGATGCGGACAGGCGACTGCTGCTGATGCACGCGCTGGTGGCAGGCATGCAGGGACGCCTCGGCGATGCCTGGCGCCTGCAGCGGCTGGCGCACGGGTGAGCGCACCGCGCTGCGCTGCGCGCGCTACGGTGCGCCGCAGGTGCTCTCGTTGACGATGCGGGCGACGCGCTCGTACTCGGCGCGGTGCTTGTCGAGGTTCTCGGGGCGCGAGAAGCGGAAGGCCACCTCGGTTTCGTCGCGGCGCTTCTTCCAGGCATCGCACAGCGCGCCATCGGCGACGCGCGCGCAGGTGTCCTTCACCACTTCGCAGGCCTGGCCCGCGCCGGCCTGCGGATTGCCATCCAGGCCGACGGTGCGCAGCGGCACGCAGCGCGACGCGGGAACACTGTCCTCGGTGACGAACGTGTCCTTGTCATGGGTGGTGCACTGGTAGACCACCGGCGGCGGCAGGCGCGGCGCATCGGGATCGCGCGCGGGCAGGGTGGGCAGGGCGGTGGCGGCGGCCGCCGGCGCGGCCGGTGCACGCGGTGCGCTGGCGGCGGGCGCAGCCGTGGGTGTGCTGGCGGGCGACGGCGACATCGGCACGGTGGTGATGCCCTGCATGGTCCGCTTTTCCTGCTTCTGGTCCTTCGGGCAGGGCATGTTCTGCACGGTCAGGCTGCCGGCGGCATCGGTGCAGCGGTAGAACACGACTTCCGCGGCCGCGGCGTGGCCGGCAACGGCCAGCAGCAGGCAGAGGGAGCGCGCGCGCCAGGGGGACAGGGTGCTACGGATGTTCATCGGGTTCCACAATCATCGGCCATGCGCGCATCGATGCCGCGCTGTTCCAAGTCTATCCTGTCGCGCTCGCTGGGCATCGCGCTGTGGTAGCGCCGCAGGATCTCGTAGCGGCGGTCGGACAGCCGCGCGCAGACTTCCTGCTGCGGCAGGGCGTGGCATTCATCGCGCACCCATGCGCCACCGGCCGGCACCACGCCGGCCACGGGCGACGGCGGCGGTGGGCGCACCAGCGGCGGCGTGGGCGGCACGCGGATCGGGCCGCCGCCACTGGTGATGGACAGGTGGCCGTTGCCGATGCCGGCCGTGCCCGACACGCTGGCGCCGCCACCGCGCCAGCCGCCGTAGCCGTAGGCAGGCACCCAGTACGGCACCCAGCGCGGATTGCCGTCGCCGTTGTCGCTGGTGTACGCGTCGCCGTCGGGGGTGACGCATTCGTACATGGGCCGCGGTGGCGAGCGGTAGACCACGCGTTCCTTCACCGTGGGTGCGGACGCGGGTGCCGGTGCGGCGGTGACGGCCGCGGCAGGCAGGGGCGCGGGATCGCGTGGACGCTGCATCGAACGCACTTCCTGCCGTTCGCCTTTCCGGCAGGGCGAATCGCGCAGGGCCACCGCGCCGTCTGCACCGATGCAGCGGTAGATGGTGACCGCCGCGGGCGCATCGGTGGCCGGCGCCTGTGCCGCATGGGCGGGAAGGGCCAGGCACAGCGACACGGCAAGGACAACGTGCGGGCGGAGGCGCGACATGCGCGGATAGTGCGCCGTGGTGCGGGTGATGGAAAGTCCGGCGCGTTCAGCGCCGCGGAATCACTCGCGCAGTGCCTGGCCGGTGAGCGCGTCGCGGATGGGCGTGGGCCGCGACAGCCCGCCGGTCGCACCGGCCACCACGGCGTCCACCCGTTCCAGCATCACCGGGTCCAGCGCGTCGCGGCTGCTGACGGCGGGCTGGCCGCTGAGGTTGGCACTGGTGGAGACCAGTGCGCCGCCAAAGGCGTTGCACAGGCTGACGACGACCGGATGCTGGCTGACGCGCACGGCGATGCTGGCGTGCCGGCCGGTGATCCAGCGCGGCGCCTGGCTGCTGGCCGGCATGGTCCACGTATGCGGCCCGGGCCAGCTGGCCAGGACCTCGGTCAGGCGATCTGTCGGCAGCGCGGTGACATCGATCAGCGGCCGCAGCTGGTCGAGCGTGGCGGCGATCAGGATCAGGCCTTTTTCCACCGGCCGCTGCTTGATGGCCAGCAGCCGGTGCACTGCGCCTTCATCGAAGGGATCGCACCCCAGCCCCCAGACCGCTTCGGTCGGGTAGGCGATGATGCCGCCGCTGCGCACGACTTCGGCGGCTTCCTCGATGGTCCGTTCGATGGGCATGCGCGCGATTCCAGTGCGAAGTGAAGAGACGGGTCCGAGGCTCAGAAGGGCGCGTCGTCCCCGGCGCCGGCGGCCACGGTCTTCTTCGCTGCCGTTTTCTTGGTGGCCTTCTTGGCGGCGGTTTTCTTGGTCGCGGCCTTCTTGGCGGCCTTCTTGGCCGGCGCCTTCTTCGCGGCCGCCTTCTTGGTGGCGGCCTTCTTCGGCGCGGCTTCCTTCTTCACCGCGGTCTTCTTGGCGGCGGCCTTCTTGGCACCGAAGCCGCGACGCACGGGCTTGCCGGTTTCCTCCAGCAGCTTCTGCACTTCTTCCAGCGTCAGCGAGGCGGGCTCGCGGTCCTTCGGGATCTTGCCGTTGAGCTTGCCGTCGCTGATGTACGGGCCGAAGCGGCCGTTCAGCACCTGGATGTCGCTGCCGTCGAATTCCTTGATGATGCGGTTGCGCGCGATCTCTTCCTTCTCTTCGATCAGGAACACCGCGCGTGCCAGGTCGATGGTGTACGGGTCGTCTTCCTTCTTCAGCGACGCGTACACGCTGCCACGCTTGGCGAACGGACCGAAGCGGCCGATGCCCACGCTGACTTCCTCCTCCTTGTCCAGGCCCAGCTTGCGCGGCAGCTTGAACAGTTCCAGCGAATCTTCCAGCGTGATGGTGTGCATGGACTGGCCGGGGCGCAGCGAGGCGAACTCCAGCTTCTCGTCGGTGTCCTTGTCGCCGATCTGCGCGTACGGCCCGTAGCGGCCCAGGCGCACGCTGACCGGCTTGCCGGACTTGGGGTCGGTGCCGAGTTCGCGCGCGCCGGTGGCTTCGCTGCGGTCGACGGATTCCTTCTTCTCTTCGATGAGCTCCTTGAACGGGCCCCAGAAGCGTTCCATCAACGGCAGCCAGTCCTCTTCGCCGCGCGAGACGGCATCGAGTTCGTCCTCCAGCTTGGCGGTGAAGTCGTAGTCGACGTACTGGGTGAAGTGTCCGGACAGGAACTTGGACACGGCGCGGCCGACGTCGCTGGGCTTGAAGGCGCGGCCTTCCATTTCCACGTACTTGCGGAACTGCAGCGTCTGGATGATGGAGGCGTAGGTGGACGGACGGCCGATGCCGTATTCCTCCAGCGCCTTGACCAGCGCCGCTTCGGTGAAGCGCGGCGGCGGCTGGGTGAAATGCTGGTCGGCATGGATGCGGTCCAGCGGGATGCGGTCGCCGGGTTTCATCGGCGGCAGCTTGCGGCCTTCGTCTTCGTCCTCGGCGGCCTTGGTGTCCTTGCCTTCCTCGTAGACGGCCAGGAAGCCGGGATCGATCACGGTGGTGCCGCTGGCGCGGAAGCTGTGCGCGTTGCCGGCGGCGAGGTCGACGCTGACGGTGTTGAGCGTGGCCGGCACCATCTGGCAGGCGACGGCGCGCTTCCAGATCAGTTCGTACAGCTTGCGCTCGTCATCGGTCAGGTAACGCGACACCTGGCTGGGCGTGCGCAGCGCGCTGGTCGGGCGCACGGCTTCGTGCGCTTCCTGCGCGTTCTTGGACTTGGTGACGTAGACGTTGGGCTTGTCGGGCACGGCCTGCGTGCCGAAGTCGCGCGCGATGACGTCGCGGATCTCGGCGACGGCCTCGGCCGACAGGCTGACCGAGTCGGTACGCATGTAGCTGATCAGGCCGACGGTGCCTTCTTCGCCGATGGTCACGCCTTCGTACAGTTTCTGCGCGACCTGCATGGTCTTGCGCGTGGTGAAGCCCAGCTTGCGCGAGGCCTCCTGCTGCAGTGTGGAGGTGGTGAACGGCGGCGAGGGGCGGCGCTTGCGCTCCTTGCTGACCACGTCGGTGACATGCAGCGCGCCCTGCGCGGCCTGCTGGATGCGCAGGCGTGCGGCTTCGGCGGTGTCGCCGTCGGTGACGGTGAACTGTTCGAATTTCTGTCCGTCCAGCTTGGTCAGCTTGGCGGTGAAGGACTGGCGCGGATGCGCGCACTCGGCTTCGATGGACCAGTACTCGCGGGCGATGAAGGCTTCGATCTCCTCCTCGCGCTCGACGATCATGCGCAGCGCCGGCGACTGCACGCGGCCGGCGGACAGGCCGCGCTGCACCTTGCGCCACAGCACCGGCGACAGGTTGAAGCCGACCAGGTAGTCCAGCGCGCGGCGCGCCTGCTGGGCATCGACCAGGTCGCCCGCGATCTGCCGCGGGTGGTTCATGGCTTCCTTGATGGCGCGCGGGGTGATCTCGGTGAACACCACGCGGTGCAGCGGCTTGTCCTTCAGCAGGCCGCGTTCCTTCAGGATCTCGGCGATGTGCCAGCTGATGGCTTCCCCTTCGCGGTCCGGGTCGGTGGCCAGGAAGATGTCGTCGGCGGTCTTGGCGGCCTTGGCGATGGCGTCGACGTGCTTCTCGTTCTTGTCGATCAGTGCGTAGGACATGGCGAAGCCCTGGTCCGGGTCCACCGCCCCTTCCTTCGGCACCAGGTCACGCACGTGACCGTAGGACGCCAGGACGGTGAAGTCCTTGCCGAGGTATTTGTTGATCGTCTTGGCCTTGGCCGGCGATTCAACGATGAGCAGGTGCTTGGGCATGTCAGGGGTTCAGGGGGAGTCGGGGGGGGGGCCGTCCGGGGCCGGCAAGGGTGGCGCAAATGCGGCCGCCAGAGAAGCCGACGCCCGGGGTGGGGACCCCGGGCGTTCAGTTTTCCTATTTATAGTGGAATCACGCCCGGGGGCCGGCTGTCAAGCGGCCGACCCTGCCGTTGGGCGGTTTCTGCCGGGGCAGTGCCCGTTTCCGGCGCCCGCCTCAGCGGGCCATGGAGGCCAGGCCGATGGCGGCGAAGATGCCGATGGCGATGCCCAGCAGCAACAGCACGCCGAACAGCGCCAGGACCACGACGGTGGCGGTGCCCAGTTCTTCGCGCTGCCGCTCCGGCTGGCGGGTGAACGCCCACTTGTCCACCACCAGGGTGTCGCACATCAGGTCATGCAGGCCCTGCTTGCGCTCGGTGAAGGCGGCCATGATCAGGCCGATGCACAGGATGAACCCGCTCAGCAGGTAAGCCCAGTAGCGGCCGAAACCGCGCAGGAAGCTGATCTTCTCGCCATCGGTGCGCACCACCTTGATGCCGATGGCCAGCTTGCCCGGCGTGGCCATCAGGCCCGCACTGGAGTGGAACCACGCGAACACCAGGGCAGTGAGGACGTAGGACGCAATCGTTTCGCCAGGGTTGAAGGGGTCCTGCAGGCCACCGAAGCCACCGCCGAACAGCCCGCCGAAGATCGCCAGGATGATGGCGATCGGAATGCCGATGACGAAGCCGTCGATGATGCTGGCGGCCACGCGTTTCCAGAAGCCCGCGTAGACCACGTATCCGTCGGTCACCGGCTGCGCGGAGGCATACACCTCCGCACTCGGCGCGGCGTAGGGCGAGGCGGGTTCGCCCAGCGGGCGTGCCGGGCTGTAGGTCGCCTGCGCAGTCGCGGCCGCGGCCACGGCCTCCGCCTGGCTGGCGTGCGCCGGCGCATGCTGGGCGTAGCTGGGCTCGCGCGCGGTGAACACGGCGCGGCCGGTCAGCGGGCGGTCTTCCTCGGGTTCCGCCTGCGGGATGATCGAGGGCGGCGCCGGCGTGGCGGCGGCGGGCTGGAGGTGCAGTTCCGCCGCCATGTCGCGCAGGGACTGCCACTGGCCCATGCCTTCGCGCCACACCAGCGAGGCCCAGGTGAGCACCCCGGTATGGAACTGCTGCGTCAGGGCTTCCGCGGTCACGGGCCCCTGGCGCTGCTGCTGCGGATCAACGTAGTACCACTGCGTCATGTCGGGCCTCCTTGGCCGGTCAGTTCTGGGTAGCGAGGGGAATGAGGATGGCCGCCAGCACGGCAATGAAGGCCAGTCCGTAGATGACGCCGGCGATGGCCAGGATCACCTTGGTCACGGTGCCCAGGCCGCGTTCCTGCCAGTCGGGATGGGCGGTATACGCCCAGCGGTCGACCACCAGCGTGGCGGCGACTTTGTCGTGCAGGCCCTGCTTGCGCTCGGTGAAGGCGACGATCAGGTAGCCGATGTAGAGCGTCAGGTAGTTCAGCGCCACGGCCAGCCAGCGGCCCAGCGCGCGGCCCAGGGTGAGCCGCCGCCCGTCGATGTCGGTGACCTTGATGCCCACCGCCATCTTGCCCAGCGTGGCCTGCTTGCTGGAGGACTCGAAGCCGGCGTAGTACGCCGCGCTGATCAGGGGATACGTCAGGTAGATCATCCCCATGATGCCGAACATGGCGGCCATCCCGCCGGCGCTGTCCGCGTCGCGCATCAACACGCTGCCACCGATGCCCAGCACCACGACGCCGACGATCATCACCAGATACCACGCGAAGGTGACCACCATCGAGTCGATGAACAACGCGGCCGCCCGTCGCCAGAAACCCGCCAGCACCACGTCCGTGCCGTCGACGTACTGCTGTTCGGAGGCGATCTGCGCGGCCGGCGGGGCATAAGGCGTATCGCCACTCTCGGCGGCGGTCGGTAGCGCGGGCGCGGTGGCGGGCGGCGGCTGCAGCGGCATGTCGAGTTCGCCGGCCACGGTACGGAGCGGCTGCCATTCGCCCAGGCCATCGCGCCACACCAGCGTTTCCAGGCCGATCCGGCCGTGCTGGAAATGGCTGGCGAGTTCTTCACCCGTCCACGGGCCCTGCCGTTGCCGGGAGGCATCGGCGTAGTACCAGTCCGTCATGTCGTTCCCCGAGAGCTGCGCGGCATGCGTCGCCGCGCGGACGTGAATCAGCCGCGGCAGTTCTGCGGCAGCAGTCGATCATCGATTTCGGACGTGCAGGTCCAGGCCGTGTCGGCCGTGTCCAGTTCGAACCAGATCTTCTTGCCGTCCAGCCGTGTGTCGCCGGTATTGCCCATCTCCAGCTCGAAGCCACAGGTACCGTCATCGAACTGGCCGATGCTCGCCCGGGTGACATAGGTGCTGGCGTAGCTTTCCGGTTCGCCCAGACCGCCTTCGCCGTTGCGCGGGCACTTGCCTTCGCCCAGGTACTGCTCGGTGACCACGCTCTTCAGCATGGCGCCGTTGGCGATTGCATCCGCGGTCTTCGCTCGCAAGGTGTAATCGTTGTAGGCGGGCAGCGCGATGGCGGCCAGGATGCCGACCACGCCGATGCACGGCACCACGATCACGGCGGCGACGATCAGCGCGATCTTGCCACCCGACATGCCCTGGCGCGGTGGGGCGGCATGAACGCCGCCAGTGGCGCGGGGCGCCATCGGCGCCCGCACGGAAGACGCCGCCTGGAGCGGCGGCGGTGGCGGCGGAACCGCGGCGTCGGCTGTCACCGACGCGGTGGCCAGCAGCCCGAGCTCCTCGGCGAAATCGCCCAGGCGCTGCCATTGCGCCATCCCTTCGCGCCAGACCAGGGTTTCCAGTCCGACGCGCCCGACACGATAGTGAGTCCCCAATTCCTCAGCCGAGACCGGACCGTGCTGCTGACGGTCCCGGTCGGCATAAAACCAATCCGACATGCTTCCCCCTGAAGCGGATCAACGCCTCAGTGTACCGGCTCCGGCTCGTCGGCAAACATCTGGGTTTCCATCCATGCATACGCAGCTTCGGAGCCCGGCTGGTTGAACAGCACCATCAGCACGACCCACTTCAGGTCGTCCAGGTCCAGTTCGTCCTGGTCCAGCGCCATGGCGCGATCCAGCACCAGTTCGCGCTGGTTGGCGTCCAGCACGCCGTGCTGTTCAAGGAACAGCAGGAAGCCCCGGCATTCGACATCGAGTTTTTCCAGCTCCGGGCCATGGAAGACACGGGTGGGGCCGCCCACGCGGGGCTGCGACGCGGCAGGCCGTTGGTCGGCCAGGGCATCGAGCCAGTCGAAGGCTTTGCTGATCTCGGCGGGGCTGAAGCCGGCCTGGATCAGGCCGTTCTGGAGAGAGTCGCGGTCGCGGACCGGGTCCGCGTCTTCGGTGAAATAGTGTTCGAACAGGTACAGCAGTACATCCAGGATGCTCTCTTTCATTGCCCCTCGGCCTGCGTCAACGACGCTGTGGAGGTGAAGAAACCGGTCTTTCTGAGGTATCGGCCGTGTTCGACCGTTACTAAACCATCCAGTTCCATGACCAGCAGCATGGAGGACAGTTCGGCAGCCGTCAATCCAGTGCGTGCAACCAACTGATCCATACCTGTTGGGTCGTGGCCCAGTGCTTGCCACAACTGCTGGTAGTCGGGGTCCAGGCTGGGGAGTGTCGCGGAGGCGCTGGAGATTGCCGCGGATTCAGTTTCGCCGAGCCGTTCGCGCAGCGCCGACGCCAGTTCGTGGGCCAGTGGCGCGATGGCCGCGATCACCTCCTGGGCGCTTTCCACCAGGCCGGCCCCCTCGCGGATCAGGCGATGGCAGCCGCGCGCCATGGGGTTGTGGATGGAGCCGGGCACGGCGAACACCTCGCGCCCCGCTTCCCCGGCCTGCCGCGCGGTGATGAGGGCACCGGAGCGCTCCGCCGCCTCGATCACCAGGGTGCCCAGGGTCAGCCCGGCCAGGATCCGGTTGCGGCTAGGAAAGTGCGAACGGATCGCCAGGGTGCCCGGGGCATGTTCGCTGACGATGGCGCCCTGGGCCGCGACACGGTCGCGCAGGTCGGCATGCGAAGGCGGATAGGCCACGTCGGGGCCGGTGCCGACGACGGCCACCGTGATGCCGCCGGCAACCCCGAGCGCGGCTTCGTGGGCGATGGCATCGATGCCGGCGGCCAGTCCGCTGACCACCGCGATGCCGGTGCTGGCCAGCGCGCGCGAAAACGCATGCGCATTGTCGCGACCGCCGGCGGTCGGCGAGCGGCTGCCCACGACCGCCACGGACGGGTGCCACAGCAGGCTGGGGTCGCCCTCGACGAACAGCGCCAGGGGCGGGCTGGCGATCCGTCGCAGGTGGGCCGGGTAGTCCGGGTCATGCCAGCCGATCAGGTGGTGCTGTGCCGCCTGCAGCCAGGAGAGCGTGCGCTGCAGGATCGCCGGGTCCGGGTCGCGCATCGCCTTGATCTGCGCATCGCCCAGGCCTGCCGCGCGCCAGGTGCTGGCGCCGGCGGCGAGCACGGCGGTGGGGGTGCCCAGTTGATCCAGCAACTGGCGCCGGGGCAGCACGGGGCCGCCGGCCAGGGTCAGGCGGGCCAGCGCGGTCGGTTCGTCGAGGGGCATGGGCACAGCCTAGGGTGGAAACGACGACGGCGCCCTAGGGCGCCGTCGTGGCAGAACGTAGGAAAAGCCTGACGTCAGTAGGTGGCGTCGGGGTGCTTCAGTTCGTATCCCACGCGGGTGGCTTCCACGCCTTCCATCACCAGCGCGTAGCTGACCTTGTCGAAGGTGCGGAACACCATGACGTGGCTGGCGTACTCATCCGGCAGGCTGACGCGGCCGGCGCCGGTCTTCGGCGACTCGCTGACGCGCGAGGATTCCGGATACGCCATGCGGTTGGCGGTGTGGCTGCCGTTGCGCCACACCGAGAACACGGTGCCGTTGTCGATGCCGTCCAGACGGCCGGCGGAGATCGCGATCACGTCGCGCGAGCCACCCGACGTCAGTGCATCGGCGACGGCCAGCACGCGCAGCTTGCCTTCCGCTGCCTGCGTGGCGGGCGGGTGCGGGAAGAAGTGCAGGTCGTACGGCTGTGCGTCCACCGGGATCAGGCGGTCGCCCACGCGGACTTCCTTGCCGCCGATGTCCGCCACCAGGGTGCTGACTTCGGTGCCCGGCACCACGCCACGGGTAAAGGTGGCGACGTTGACCGTGGCCAGTTCATAGCCGAGGAATTCACCCTTGCCGGTCTGCTCGGTGACTTCCTTCCACTGGTCGATTTCGCCACGGATGGTCTTGCCACGGAAGTCCAGGTCCTGCGCGCGCGGATTGTCGGTGAACCGGGCGGTGGGCCGGACGACCAGATAGCGCTGGCCGGGCTGTCCACCGTCCAGGCCGCGAACGTAGATGTTGTGGCCGCCGGAACCGCGCAGGCGGTCCTCATCCAGGCCCGCCACGTGCGGCAGTTCCTCGAAGCTGTCCACCACGCGGCGGTCCTTCAGGAACGGCTCGATGTCGCCCAGCGGAATGGCGTTGAGCGGCGCTTCCTCGCGCGGACCCGGCTGCACCGCGACGCGGTCCAGGTAGGCCAGGCTGATGACGTCGCCCGGATAGATCAGGTGCGGATTCTTGATCTGCGGATTGGCCTGCCAGATCTCCGGCCACAGCCACGGCTTCTTCAGGAAGCGCGCGGAAATGTCCCACAGGGTGTCCCCCCGCTTGACCACATAGGTGTCGGGATGGCTTTCCGCCATCTCGGCGGCAGCCGCGTAGGTCCCCATAGTGAGGATCGCGACGGTTAAAACCGTACGAATACTTTTGAACATGGCGGTATCTACCTGATTCCCCGACAGGTGGTCAGCACTATAGTCCAGAAAACCCGACGCAAAGCAAGCGCTCGCGTTAGAATTCGTGAGGCCTTGCCGGATTCCACTGGCGCCCCCATCCCGATATCACCATGGCACTGCTCCCCATCCTCGAATTCCCCGACCCCCGACTGCGGACCAAAGCCGTACCGGTGGACGCCGCCCGCGTGACCACGCCCGAGTTCCAGCGCCTGCTGGATGACATGTTCGACACCATGTACGACGCGCCGGGCATCGGCCTGGCCGCCAGCCAGGTCGACGTGCACCAGCGCTTCATGGTCATCGACATCAGTGAAGAGAAGAACCAGCCGCAGGTTTTCATCAACCCGGAGATCGTCGACAAGGTCGGCGAGCAGGTCTATCAGGAAGGCTGCCTGTCGGTACCCGGCATCTTCGCCGACGTGGCTCGCGCCGATGCGATCACCGTCCGCTTCGTCGACCGCCAGGGCCAACCGCAGGAGTTGCATGCCGATGGCCTGCTGGCGGTCTGCATCCAGCACGAGATGGACCATCTGGAAGGCAAGCTGTTCGTCGACTACCTGTCACCGCTGAAGCGCGAGATGGTGCGCAAGAAGCTGGCCAAGCAGCGTCGCCAGGCCGCTGCCTGAGAGTGCAGCGCTGATCGGGACGGGCGAGGCGGAAGGCGTGAGAAGCGATCCGCGGTAGCCGTCGCGACGCCCGTTTCCCCACTTCCGAGTCCCGGCCCTCCATGAGAATCGTCTTTGCCGGTACGCCGGCCTTCGCCGTCCCCAGCCTGCGCGCGGCCCACGCACGCAACGAAGTGGTGGCCGTCTACACGCAGCCGGACCGCCCGGCGGGGCGCGGTCGCGGGTTGACGGCATCGCCGGTCAAGCTGGAGGCGATCCAGCGTGGTATTCCGGTGCTGCAACCGCTCTCGCTGAAGAAGAAGGCTTCGCAGGATGCCCTGCGCGCACTGGCGCCGGACCTGATGATCGTCGTCGCCTACGGCCTGATCCTGCCGCAGGCCGTGCTGGACATTCCCACCTACGGCTGCTGGAACGTGCATGCGTCGCTGCTGCCGCGCTGGCGTGGCGCCGCGCCGATCCAGCGCGCGATTGAGGCCGGCGACGACGAGACCGGCGTCTGCCTGATGCAGATGGAGGCGGGTCTGGACACCGGGCCGGTGCTGCTGTCGCAACGCACGCCCATCGGGGCGGATGAAACCGGCGGCCAGCTGCATGACCGGCTGGCCGAGCTGGGCGCGCAGGTGCTGCGCGACGGCCTCGGTCTGCTGCGTGCCGGCATCCGGCCTGTCGCACAGCCGCAGCCCGAGCAGGGTGTTGCGTACGCCCACAAGCTGGACAAGGCCGAAGCCAGGCTCGACTGGTCGCTGTCGGCGGAGGCGCTGGCGCGCAAAGTGCGCGCCTTCGAGCCGTGGCCCGTCGCCGAGGCGGTGGTGGCCGGCGAGCGCCTGCGCATCCATGGTGCCGTCGCTGTCGCGCAGTCGCATGCGGGGTCGCCCGGCCAACTGCTCGCCGCCAGTCGCCAGGGACTCGACATCGCTTGTGGTGACGGCGTGCTTCGCCTGCGCGTCGTACAGCGCGAAGGC includes the following:
- the def gene encoding peptide deformylase; amino-acid sequence: MALLPILEFPDPRLRTKAVPVDAARVTTPEFQRLLDDMFDTMYDAPGIGLAASQVDVHQRFMVIDISEEKNQPQVFINPEIVDKVGEQVYQEGCLSVPGIFADVARADAITVRFVDRQGQPQELHADGLLAVCIQHEMDHLEGKLFVDYLSPLKREMVRKKLAKQRRQAAA
- the fmt gene encoding methionyl-tRNA formyltransferase; this encodes MRIVFAGTPAFAVPSLRAAHARNEVVAVYTQPDRPAGRGRGLTASPVKLEAIQRGIPVLQPLSLKKKASQDALRALAPDLMIVVAYGLILPQAVLDIPTYGCWNVHASLLPRWRGAAPIQRAIEAGDDETGVCLMQMEAGLDTGPVLLSQRTPIGADETGGQLHDRLAELGAQVLRDGLGLLRAGIRPVAQPQPEQGVAYAHKLDKAEARLDWSLSAEALARKVRAFEPWPVAEAVVAGERLRIHGAVAVAQSHAGSPGQLLAASRQGLDIACGDGVLRLRVVQREGGKAITAADYLNARRDLAGA